A genomic segment from Andrena cerasifolii isolate SP2316 chromosome 7, iyAndCera1_principal, whole genome shotgun sequence encodes:
- the LOC143371523 gene encoding uncharacterized protein LOC143371523 — MTVSKRLTDEGDSNINVSKNLIAIDRNVNTRDNYGRTKLHYAVDSDNINAVKILIQNGGDVTQASNKGNTPLHIAVSKGNKEMTEVLLRHVRPDELTNFINAKTTASGSTSLHVAAKNGSSEIVKSLLRHGATWNIKNYKNETPVCVSSDQNVTNFMELIERLFSYAESGNVAIISSLRAVNHEEFLAATGARNDRGNTLLQVAEANKHKNVARKLVEMLKE; from the coding sequence ATGACAGTTAGTAAGCGATTAACTGACGAAGGCGATTCTAACATAAATGTCTCAAAGAATTTAATAGCGATAGATAGAAATGTTAATACTAGGGATAATTATGGTAGAACAAAACTACATTACGCTGTTGATAGTGACAATATAAATgcagtaaaaattttaatacaaaacggCGGTGATGTTACTCAAGCTAGTAATAAGGGCAATACACCGCTGCACATTGCTGTTTCCAAAGGTAACAAAGAAATGACGGAAGTTCTGTTACGGCATGTGCGTCCTGATGAATTGACCAATTTCATTAATGCTAAAACCACTGCTAGCGGTAGTACGTCCCTCCACGTAGCAGCTAAGAATGGTTCTTCAGAGATAGTCAAATCTTTACTGAGACACGGTGCAACTTGGAACATTAAAAACTACAAAAATGAAACACCTGTTTGCGTTTCCAGCGACCAAAATGTTACTAACTTCATGGAATTAATTGAAAGACTATTTTCGTATGCAGAAAGTGGTAATGTTGCAATTATCAGTAGCCTAAGAGCAGTAAATCATGAGGAGTTTCTAGCTGCAACGGGAGCTCGCAATGATCGGGGGAATACGTTATTGCAGGTTGCCGAAGCAAATAAACACAAGAATGTCGCGAGGAAATTGGTAGAAATGTTAAAAGAGTGA